In one window of Candidatus Latescibacterota bacterium DNA:
- a CDS encoding DUF362 domain-containing protein — MDKSRIFIRSIKDAPLGEVVTGILDSCGARDNISSGTRVLIKPNLCTERKEMIHTANTSIGVTEAVVKYLKDIGADVTICEADGARYTVEEAYEANGIYDLVKKYDIKAVNLSNDEKIWLDSRHVGKWDFAKTFIETDYFITLPALKVHATTVFTGSLKNQWGCVPRRDRLIWHKYMPEMLAEIARIVPPRISLMDGIVGMQGRGPINGYPINAGVIIGGNDPVAVDAVGMRLLGLEPVTSEIVRVAAERGVGMIAKKDIEIDGDFDGLRVKVEFAKEDWAIKLLNFFSRSEFITQKIIMNDNLFYPIRRMVIGIRKLIN; from the coding sequence ATATTCATCAGATCGATCAAGGACGCACCTCTTGGTGAAGTCGTGACCGGCATTCTGGACTCCTGTGGGGCCAGGGACAACATCTCCAGCGGGACCCGGGTCCTCATCAAGCCAAATCTGTGTACGGAACGTAAAGAGATGATCCACACTGCCAATACATCGATCGGCGTGACAGAGGCTGTCGTAAAGTATCTGAAGGATATCGGCGCGGATGTGACGATCTGCGAGGCGGATGGTGCAAGGTACACGGTGGAAGAGGCCTATGAGGCCAACGGAATATACGATCTTGTCAAAAAGTATGATATCAAAGCGGTGAATCTCAGTAACGATGAAAAAATATGGCTGGACAGCAGACATGTCGGTAAATGGGATTTTGCCAAAACATTCATCGAGACCGATTATTTTATAACGTTGCCCGCGCTCAAGGTCCATGCGACGACTGTCTTCACCGGTTCCCTGAAGAACCAGTGGGGATGTGTTCCGAGACGGGACAGGTTGATATGGCACAAGTATATGCCCGAAATGCTCGCGGAGATCGCCAGGATAGTTCCTCCGCGTATTTCGCTGATGGACGGGATCGTCGGGATGCAGGGCAGAGGGCCGATCAACGGTTATCCGATCAACGCAGGTGTGATCATCGGCGGGAACGACCCTGTGGCTGTGGACGCGGTGGGAATGAGGCTTTTGGGGCTGGAGCCGGTCACATCGGAGATCGTCAGGGTGGCGGCCGAACGTGGTGTAGGCATGATAGCCAAAAAGGATATCGAGATAGACGGAGATTTCGACGGGCTCAGGGTCAAGGTAGAGTTTGCAAAAGAGGACTGGGCCATCAAGCTTCTGAATTTCTTTTCCCGTTCGGAATTTATCACTCAGAAGATAATCATGAACGACAACCTGTTCTATCCTATCCGCAGAATGGTCATCGGAATCAGAAAATTGATCAATTGA